In Panicum virgatum strain AP13 chromosome 4N, P.virgatum_v5, whole genome shotgun sequence, a single window of DNA contains:
- the LOC120671384 gene encoding nucleolar GTP-binding protein 1-like, translating to MVQYNFKKITVVPPGKDFIDITLSRTQRQTPTVVHKGYAISRIRQFYMRKVRYTQQNFYEKLSTIIDEFPRLDDIHPFYGDLLHVLYNKDHYKLALGQINTARNIIAKIAKDYLRLLKYGDSLYRCKHLKVAALGRMCTVVKRISPSLAYLEQIRQHMARLPSIDPNTRTVLICGYPNVGKSSFMNKVTRADVDVQPYAFTTKSLFVGHTDYKYLRYQVIDTPGILDRPFEDRNIIEMCSITALAHLRAAVLFFLDISGSCGYSIAQQAALFHSIKSLFMNKPLVIVCNKTDLQPLEGLPEDDMKLIMEMKAEAMKTITQAGDPNEEGVLLTMSTLTDDGVMAVKNAACERLLEQRVDVKMKSKKMVDCLNRFHVAVPKPRDNKERPVCIPPAVLEARANAAAKEKKKLEKDLEQENGGAGVYSASLKKHYILANDEWKEDILPEILDGHNVADFLDPDILERCEELEREEGLRLEEQAAQDAFEIDGHELTDEQKEILSQIRKKKALLIQEHRMKKRTAESRPIVPRKFDKDRKFTTERMGRQLSSMGLNPSAAIARSRSRGRKRERSLSRAAADADAMEVDGQQSNKKLRLGSRSRSRSRAPEEVVPGEGFKDSAQKKKAIKKAKDATKKRNKDARRGEADRVIPTLKPKHLFSGKRTLGKTSRR from the coding sequence ATGGTGCAGTACAATTTCAAGAAGATCACTGTTGTCCCTCCTGGGAAGGATTTCATCGACATAACTCTGTCCCGCACTCAGAGGCAGACACCGACTGTTGTCCACAAGGGTTATGCTATCTCCCGCATTCGCCAGTTTTATATGCGCAAGGTTAGGTACACCCAGCAGAACTTCTATGAAAAGCTGTCCACAATTATCGATGAGTTCCCTCGACTGGATGACATCCACCCTTTCTATGGTGATCTCCTCCATGTGCTCTACAACAAGGATCACTACAAACTTGCCTTGGGTCAGATCAACACAGCTAGGAACATCATTGCAAAGATAGCCAAGGACTACTTGAGGCTGCTCAAATATGGAGACTCCCTGTACCGGTGCAAGCATCTGAAGGTGGCTGCACTAGGTCGCATGTGCACTGTTGTGAAGAGGATCAGTCCTAGTTTGGCATACTTGGAGCAGATCAGGCAGCACATGGCCAGGCTTCCATCCATAGACCCAAACACCCGTACCGTGCTGATTTGTGGCTACCCAAACGTGGGGAAGAGTTCTTTCATGAACAAGGTTACACGGGCAGATGTGGACGTCCAGCCTTATGCCTTTACAACAAAATCCCTGTTTGTTGGTCATACAGATTACAAGTACCTGCGCTACCAAGTTATTGACACACCTGGTATCCTTGATAGGCCTTTTGAGGATAGGAACATCATAGAGATGTGCAGCATCACTGCTCTGGCACACTTGAGGGCTGCTGTTCTGTTCTTTCTGGACATTTCTGGATCTTGTGGGTACAGTATCGCTCAGCAAGCCGCACTGTTCCACAGTATAAAGTCTCTGTTCATGAATAAACCTCTGGTCATTGTGTGCAACAAGACTGACTTGCAGCCCCTTGAAGGCCTTCCTGAGGATGACATGAAGCTTATAATGGAGATGAAAGCAGAGGCTATGAAGACTATAACCCAGGCTGGTGATCCAAATGAAGAGGGTGTTTTGTTGACGATGAGCACATTAACAGATGATGGTGTTATGGCTGTTAAAAATGCTGCATGCGAGAGGCTTCTTGAGCAGAGGGTGGATGTgaagatgaaatcaaagaaGATGGTTGACTGCCTGAATAGGTTCCATGTTGCTGTTCCAAAGCCTCGTGACAACAAAGAGAGGCCTGTTTGCATCCCTCCGGCTGTTCTGGAAGCTAGGGCTAATGCTGCTgcgaaggaaaagaagaagcttgagaaggaccTTGAGCAGGAGAATGGAGGTGCTGGCGTCTATTCCGCCAGCCTTAAGAAGCATTATATATTGGCCAATGATGAATGGAAGGAGGACATTCTCCCCGAGATATTGGATGGGCATAATGTTGCTGATTTTCTGGATCCAGATATCCTGGAAAGGTGTGAAGAGTTGGAACGAGAGGAGGGGCTTCGTCTGGAAGAGCAAGCTGCACAAGATGCTTTTGAGATTGATGGCCATGAATTAACTGATGAACAGAAGGAGATATTGTCTCAGATCAGGAAGAAGAAGGCGCTACTTATCCAAGAGCATAGAATGAAGAAGAGAACTGCTGAAAGCCGTCCTATTGTTCCTAGGAAGTTTGACAAAGATAGGAAATTCACAACTGAAAGGATGGGAAGGCAGCTTTCCTCCATGGGTTTGAATCCCAGTGCAGCAATAGCTCGCAGCCGGTCCAGAGGCCGCAAGCGTGAGAGGTCACTGAGCAGAGCTGCTGCTGATGCAGATGCTATGGAGGTTGACGGACAGCAATCCAATAAGAAACTGAGACTGGGGTCTAGATCTAGGTCGAGGTCACGGGCTCCTGAGGAGGTTGTTCCTGGTGAAGGATTCAAGGACTCTGCGCAGAAGAAGAAGGCAATCAAGAAAGCCAAGGATGCCACGAAGAAGAGGAACAAGGATGCCCGCCGTGGAGAGGCTGACCGTGTCATTCCCACTTTGAAACCAAAGCATCTGTTCTCTGGGAAACGGACTCTTGGGAAGACAAGCAGGCGATAA
- the LOC120671385 gene encoding 2Fe-2S ferredoxin-like produces MFGRISRLGMRLLREGRAETRAGNLLSSRGSLYQGHVVQHSSPVVIPTVQSSRNVLFSTATSGDKDESNQEKEKISVTFVNKDGSEKTISVPIGMSMLEAAHENDIELEGACEGSLACSTCHVIVMDVNDYNKLEDPTDEENDMLDLAFGLTETSRLGCQVIAKPELDGMRLALPAATRNFAVDGHVPKPH; encoded by the exons ATGTTTGGCAGGATCTCCCGGCTAGGGATGCGGCTGCTGCGCGAGGGTAGGGCCGAGACGAGAGCAG GAAACTTGCTCAGCAGTCGAGGCAGTTTGTATCAAGGTCATGTCGTCCAGCATTCGAGTCCAGTTGTAATTCCTACTGTACAATCGTCG aGGAACGTCCTCTTTTCAACTGCAACAAGTGGTGATAAGGATGAAAGCAatcaggagaaggagaa AATCTCTGTAACATTTGTCAACAAGGATGGCTCAGAAAAGACGATCAGTGTGCCCATTGGAATGTCCATGTTAGAAGCTGCTCATGAAAATGACATAGAGCTTGAAG GAGCATGTGAAGGCTCACTTGCTTGTTCTACTTGCCATGTAATAGTTATG GATGTAAATGATTATAACAAGTTAGAAGACCCAACAGATGAAGAAAATGATATGCTTGACCTTGCATTTGGGCTCACAGAAAC ATCGCGGCTAGGCTGCCAAGTGATCGCGAAGCCTGAACTTGATGGCATGCGGCTGGCGTTACCTGCAGCCACGAGGAACTTCGCGGTAGACGGCCATGTACCAAAACCACACTGA